The following proteins are co-located in the Agromyces laixinhei genome:
- a CDS encoding alpha/beta fold hydrolase, giving the protein MATFTDAHGVRIHYESWRVDEPHAVVQLAHGIGEHIGRYQELIAALNAAGYTVWADDHRGHGQTGFEQHGGDLTRMGRPGPGGMRAAIAGVERFGEVIREAEGDDVPLVILGHSWGSFMTQHVVNRHPDRYDAVVLTGSAWLQLGYTNLGNLNKGFARPDGTPVEWLSRDPQVARDFMADPYTTDRTLQQLFGWPQSFTLMTRPSKRIPSELPLLIMVGGDDPVAGERSSLALLRDYVRRCGLVDAHLIVYEGARHEVFKETNRVEVRADLISWLDERFAVD; this is encoded by the coding sequence ATGGCGACCTTCACCGATGCGCACGGGGTCCGGATCCACTACGAGTCGTGGCGCGTCGACGAGCCGCATGCCGTCGTGCAGCTCGCGCACGGCATCGGCGAGCACATCGGCCGGTACCAGGAGCTCATCGCGGCGCTGAACGCGGCGGGCTACACGGTCTGGGCCGATGACCATCGCGGTCACGGGCAGACGGGCTTCGAGCAGCACGGAGGCGACCTCACCCGTATGGGCCGGCCCGGGCCGGGCGGCATGCGCGCGGCGATCGCCGGCGTCGAGCGATTCGGCGAGGTCATCCGCGAGGCAGAGGGCGACGACGTGCCGCTCGTGATCCTCGGGCACTCGTGGGGCTCGTTCATGACGCAGCACGTCGTCAACCGGCATCCCGACCGATACGACGCCGTCGTGCTCACCGGATCCGCGTGGTTGCAACTCGGCTACACGAACCTCGGCAACCTCAACAAGGGGTTCGCTCGGCCCGACGGCACGCCGGTCGAGTGGCTGAGCCGCGACCCGCAGGTCGCTCGCGACTTCATGGCCGACCCGTACACGACGGATCGCACACTGCAACAGCTGTTCGGATGGCCGCAGTCGTTCACGCTCATGACCCGACCGTCGAAGCGCATCCCGAGCGAGCTGCCGCTGCTCATCATGGTCGGTGGCGACGACCCGGTCGCGGGCGAACGGAGCTCCCTCGCGTTGCTGCGTGACTACGTGCGCCGCTGCGGTCTCGTCGACGCGCACCTCATCGTCTACGAGGGCGCCCGGCACGAGGTCTTCAAGGAGACCAATCGCGTCGAGGTGCGCGCCGACCTCATCAGCTGGCTCGACGAGCGCTTCGCCGTCGACTGA
- a CDS encoding fucose isomerase — MPPLIVAEAVWQYSHHVLAGLRTHRGPILTVANFVGDWPGLVGLLGLNAGLTKMGTPYSTIWSVDFTDEWFRDGLREWVETGRITHDASHVRALPELPDTPEVRLGRALGDQLLADKAIIGVFDEGCMGMYNAVFDDELLNQLGIYKERLSQSALYAEMLTVPDADADAARDWLVGRGMSFRFGTDDATELTAEQVRWQMKMYIAALRIADDFGLDAVGIQYQQGLKNLVPASDLAEGVLNSTERPPVFSRDGSRELHAGRAFPHFNEADEGVAVDALITDRVWSAMGLVPDNTLHDVRWGEEYDGEFVWVYEISGSVPASHLDGWQHAEGWRQDPVFFPAGGATINGVSKPGEVVLSRVFIADGILQADVFRGTVAELPAAETERRKQATNPEWPIAHIVLHDVTRDQFMARHKANHVQLVYAPDAETADRALTAKVAMLDRIGVQVNLVGTVAL, encoded by the coding sequence ATGCCCCCGCTCATCGTCGCCGAGGCGGTGTGGCAGTACTCGCACCATGTGCTGGCGGGTCTGCGCACCCATCGCGGCCCCATCCTCACCGTCGCGAACTTCGTGGGCGACTGGCCGGGTCTCGTCGGCCTCCTCGGCCTGAACGCCGGGCTGACGAAGATGGGCACGCCGTACTCGACGATCTGGTCGGTCGACTTCACCGACGAGTGGTTCAGAGACGGGCTCCGCGAATGGGTCGAGACCGGGCGCATCACCCACGACGCCTCGCACGTGCGGGCGCTGCCCGAACTGCCCGACACCCCCGAGGTGCGCCTCGGCCGTGCCCTCGGCGACCAGCTGCTGGCCGACAAGGCGATCATCGGCGTCTTCGACGAGGGCTGCATGGGCATGTACAACGCGGTGTTCGACGACGAGTTGCTGAACCAGCTCGGCATCTACAAGGAACGGCTCTCGCAGTCGGCGCTCTACGCCGAGATGCTGACCGTGCCGGATGCCGACGCCGATGCCGCTCGCGACTGGCTCGTCGGGCGCGGCATGTCCTTCCGCTTCGGCACCGACGATGCGACCGAGCTCACGGCAGAGCAGGTGCGCTGGCAGATGAAGATGTACATCGCGGCCCTACGCATCGCCGACGACTTCGGCCTCGACGCCGTCGGCATCCAGTACCAGCAGGGGCTGAAGAACCTCGTGCCGGCATCAGACCTCGCCGAGGGCGTGCTGAACTCCACCGAGCGGCCCCCCGTGTTCTCGCGCGACGGTTCGCGCGAGCTCCACGCCGGCCGCGCGTTCCCCCACTTCAACGAGGCCGATGAAGGGGTCGCCGTCGACGCGCTCATCACCGATCGCGTCTGGAGCGCGATGGGGCTCGTGCCCGACAACACCCTGCACGACGTGCGCTGGGGCGAGGAGTACGACGGCGAGTTCGTCTGGGTGTACGAGATCTCGGGCTCGGTGCCGGCCTCCCACCTCGATGGCTGGCAGCACGCGGAGGGCTGGCGCCAGGACCCCGTGTTCTTCCCTGCGGGCGGCGCGACGATCAACGGGGTGTCGAAGCCCGGCGAGGTCGTGCTCTCGCGCGTGTTCATCGCCGACGGCATCCTGCAGGCCGACGTCTTCCGCGGTACCGTTGCCGAGCTTCCGGCAGCGGAGACCGAGCGCCGAAAGCAGGCGACCAACCCCGAGTGGCCGATCGCCCACATCGTGCTGCACGACGTGACCCGCGACCAGTTCATGGCCCGTCACAAGGCCAACCACGTGCAGCTCGTCTACGCTCCCGACGCCGAGACCGCCGACCGGGCCCTCACGGCGAAGGTCGCAATGCTCGACCGCATCGGCGTGCAGGTCAACCTCGTCGGCACCGTGGCGCTCTGA
- a CDS encoding GH116 family glycosyl-hydrolase, which translates to MTRRARGIPHTAERAAFPLGGIGTGNVSLGARGELRDWELENLPDKGRLNPNTFFAIHAAPLGGTAVTRVLEGRLTGRHDWDAGYGFDRLAGLPRLAGATMHGEYPVVDIDFDDEVLPVEVSLTAFTPLVPLDADASGIPAAVLRYRVTNPAEVPVRVTVAGSLTHTAGRGDGPFGMRAAQTVRWRDDGAVRGLDFGIGLPDDDFGYGTMSLTTTDASTTAKPQWVTGFWPDGPRLFWSDLTADGLLEPEARLTLEDRPRGLFADSDDGAPMTEEALFEKLPRLRTGTLGIVHELAPGQSRDFEFVLAWSFPNRRRGWYGHIVFGDADPAAVVRNRYASLWPDAWAAASHLHRELPTLEASTRAFVDALYGGTLDPVIADAVGANIATLRSTTCFVVEHPNPELGDAPVFAAWEGSFDHGGSCEGTCTHVWSYAQTAAWLFPSLERSARRVEFLLETDDAGAQKFRSNRVFGGPSWFMGPAVDGQLGTFLRLHREWRFSGDDDFLRELWPAAVRTLDYAIREWDRDGDGLLDGELHNTYDIEFHGVEPLANGMFLAALHAGARMAAHLGETGLAADWRERAERCAAGMEAALWNGEYYRQLIDDVDGHRYQYGDGVLSDQLLGQFHASVNGLGEILPPDHVRSALRAIVRHNHRSDLTEHESTQRVYALNDEGGLLLASWPRGGRPAIPFVYSDEIWTGIEHQVAASLVYAGLVDDALLVERTLRARYDGSMRNPWNEIECGNHYARSLASWALLLAFSGAQWDAPARTLSFDPAADGRYLFTTGAAWGRVEIDGDELTLQLDGGVLDVDRVVLRGREASGPMHLTAGDQRAVRAETDHEHQETR; encoded by the coding sequence ATGACCCGCCGAGCACGAGGAATCCCGCACACCGCGGAGCGCGCGGCGTTCCCGCTCGGAGGCATCGGCACCGGCAACGTCTCGCTCGGTGCCCGCGGCGAGCTGCGCGATTGGGAGCTCGAGAACCTGCCCGACAAGGGGCGCCTGAACCCCAACACCTTCTTCGCCATCCACGCGGCACCCCTGGGCGGCACGGCGGTGACCCGGGTGCTCGAGGGGCGGCTCACCGGGCGCCACGACTGGGATGCCGGGTACGGCTTCGACCGGCTCGCCGGGCTGCCGCGTCTGGCCGGCGCAACGATGCACGGCGAGTACCCCGTCGTCGACATCGACTTCGACGACGAGGTGCTGCCGGTCGAGGTGTCGCTCACGGCCTTCACGCCGCTCGTGCCGCTCGACGCCGACGCCTCGGGCATTCCCGCCGCCGTGCTGCGCTACCGCGTCACGAACCCTGCAGAGGTGCCCGTCAGGGTCACGGTCGCCGGCTCGCTCACCCACACCGCGGGGCGCGGTGACGGGCCGTTCGGCATGCGTGCCGCGCAGACGGTGCGCTGGCGCGATGACGGCGCCGTGCGCGGGCTCGATTTCGGCATCGGGCTGCCCGACGACGACTTCGGGTACGGCACGATGAGCCTCACGACGACGGATGCCTCGACGACCGCGAAGCCCCAATGGGTGACCGGGTTCTGGCCCGACGGCCCGCGGCTCTTCTGGAGCGATCTCACCGCCGACGGACTGCTCGAACCCGAGGCGCGGCTGACGCTCGAGGATCGCCCGCGCGGCCTCTTCGCCGACTCCGACGACGGCGCACCGATGACCGAGGAGGCGCTCTTCGAGAAGCTCCCGAGGCTCCGCACCGGCACGCTCGGCATCGTGCACGAGCTGGCGCCAGGGCAGTCCCGCGACTTCGAGTTCGTGCTCGCGTGGAGTTTCCCGAACCGTCGGCGCGGGTGGTACGGGCACATCGTCTTCGGCGATGCCGACCCCGCCGCCGTGGTGCGCAACCGTTACGCGTCGCTCTGGCCCGACGCGTGGGCCGCGGCATCCCATCTGCACCGCGAACTGCCGACCCTCGAGGCCTCGACGCGCGCATTCGTCGATGCGCTCTACGGCGGCACGCTCGACCCCGTGATCGCCGACGCCGTCGGGGCGAACATCGCGACCCTCCGTTCGACGACCTGTTTCGTGGTCGAACACCCGAACCCCGAGCTCGGCGACGCGCCGGTGTTCGCCGCATGGGAGGGGTCGTTCGACCACGGCGGCTCGTGCGAGGGCACCTGCACGCACGTCTGGTCGTACGCGCAGACGGCCGCATGGCTGTTCCCGTCGCTCGAGCGCAGTGCGCGCCGGGTCGAGTTCCTGCTCGAGACGGATGACGCGGGCGCCCAGAAGTTCCGGTCGAACCGCGTCTTCGGCGGCCCCTCCTGGTTCATGGGCCCGGCCGTCGACGGGCAGCTCGGCACCTTCCTGCGCCTGCACCGCGAGTGGCGGTTCTCGGGCGACGACGACTTCCTTCGCGAGCTGTGGCCTGCGGCGGTGCGCACCCTCGACTACGCGATCCGCGAGTGGGACCGCGACGGCGACGGCCTGCTCGACGGCGAACTGCACAACACCTACGACATCGAGTTCCACGGCGTCGAACCGCTCGCCAACGGCATGTTCCTGGCCGCGCTGCACGCCGGCGCGCGCATGGCGGCCCATCTCGGCGAAACGGGTCTCGCGGCCGACTGGCGGGAACGCGCCGAGCGATGCGCCGCGGGCATGGAGGCGGCGCTCTGGAACGGCGAGTACTACCGGCAACTCATCGACGACGTCGACGGGCACCGCTACCAGTACGGCGACGGCGTGCTCTCCGACCAACTGCTCGGCCAGTTCCACGCCTCGGTCAACGGACTGGGCGAGATCCTTCCGCCCGACCACGTGCGCAGCGCGCTCCGCGCGATCGTGCGTCACAACCACCGCAGCGACCTCACCGAACACGAGAGCACGCAGCGGGTCTACGCCCTGAACGACGAGGGCGGACTGCTGCTCGCCTCCTGGCCGCGAGGCGGTCGGCCCGCGATTCCCTTCGTCTACTCCGACGAGATCTGGACCGGCATCGAGCACCAGGTCGCGGCGAGCCTCGTGTACGCGGGACTCGTCGACGACGCACTGCTCGTCGAGCGGACGCTGCGAGCCCGCTACGACGGCAGCATGCGAAACCCGTGGAACGAGATCGAGTGCGGCAATCACTACGCTCGCTCGCTCGCCTCATGGGCGCTGCTGCTCGCGTTCAGCGGCGCGCAGTGGGATGCCCCGGCGCGCACCCTCTCGTTCGATCCGGCCGCCGATGGCCGATACCTCTTCACGACCGGTGCGGCGTGGGGCCGCGTCGAGATCGACGGCGACGAGCTCACGCTGCAGCTCGACGGCGGCGTGCTCGACGTCGACCGCGTCGTGCTGCGCGGGCGCGAGGCATCCGGCCCCATGCATCTGACCGCCGGCGACCAACGCGCCGTGCGCGCCGAGACAGACCACGAACACCAGGAGACACGATGA
- a CDS encoding FGGY-family carbohydrate kinase: MPKRCTLGVDIGTSSSKGVLVAADGAILATASVAHEVQRPQAGMVEMDGRIWWHEFAELSRRLLAEASALGVEVELAGVGVSGMGPCVLLADDDDEPVRPAILYGVDTRAAAQIEWMSQQLGIDEITRVGGSTLTSQAGGPKIRWVADEEPEAFARARRLFMPASWLARKLTGAYVLDHQSASQVSPLYDIEAEAWHEPWWGRFAGGIEAPRLVWAGDIVGAVTDEASAVCGIPAGTPVIAGTIDAWSEAVSVGAHGSGDLMLMYGTTMFLIATGDETLRTPSMWTTVGAFEGTRNLAGGLATSGALTAWLKGLTAADYPTLLAEAAESGVGARGLVMLPYFAGERTPILDPDARGVVAGLTLSHTRGDLYRAALEATALGVRHNVETMRAAGADIRRIVAVGGGTQGVLWLQIVSDVTGLEQEVPQTTIGASYGAAFLAATATADVAPPSIADWNPVASTIRPRPEVAADYDVLFERYLRLYAATAGLVHELAQVQREAGESAHDHDSADDHDNDRQEDAR, from the coding sequence ATGCCGAAGCGGTGCACGCTCGGTGTCGATATCGGCACCTCGAGCAGCAAGGGCGTGCTCGTCGCGGCAGACGGAGCCATCCTCGCGACCGCGTCGGTGGCGCATGAGGTGCAGCGCCCGCAGGCCGGCATGGTCGAGATGGACGGCCGCATCTGGTGGCACGAGTTCGCCGAGCTCTCGCGGCGGCTGCTCGCCGAGGCATCCGCTCTCGGCGTCGAGGTCGAGCTGGCGGGCGTCGGCGTCAGCGGCATGGGGCCCTGCGTGCTCCTCGCCGACGACGACGATGAACCGGTGCGCCCGGCGATCCTGTACGGGGTCGACACGAGGGCGGCAGCGCAGATCGAGTGGATGTCGCAGCAACTCGGCATCGACGAGATCACGAGGGTCGGCGGCTCGACGCTCACCTCGCAGGCGGGCGGGCCGAAGATCCGCTGGGTCGCCGACGAGGAGCCCGAGGCGTTCGCCCGGGCCCGCCGCCTCTTCATGCCGGCGTCGTGGCTGGCACGCAAGCTGACCGGCGCCTACGTGCTCGACCATCAGTCGGCCAGCCAGGTCTCGCCGCTCTACGACATCGAGGCCGAGGCGTGGCACGAGCCGTGGTGGGGGCGATTCGCCGGCGGCATCGAGGCGCCGCGACTCGTGTGGGCGGGCGACATCGTCGGCGCCGTCACCGATGAAGCTTCGGCCGTGTGCGGCATCCCGGCCGGCACTCCCGTCATCGCCGGCACGATCGACGCGTGGAGCGAAGCCGTCAGCGTGGGCGCCCACGGCTCGGGCGACCTCATGCTCATGTACGGCACGACGATGTTCCTCATCGCAACGGGCGACGAGACGCTGCGCACCCCGTCGATGTGGACCACGGTCGGGGCGTTCGAGGGCACCCGCAACCTCGCCGGCGGGCTCGCGACCTCGGGCGCACTCACGGCGTGGCTGAAAGGACTCACCGCCGCCGACTACCCGACCCTGCTCGCCGAGGCCGCCGAGTCCGGCGTCGGCGCCCGCGGCCTCGTGATGCTGCCGTACTTCGCCGGGGAACGAACCCCGATCCTCGACCCCGACGCCCGCGGCGTGGTCGCCGGGCTCACCCTCAGCCACACCCGCGGCGACCTCTATCGCGCCGCCCTCGAGGCGACCGCCCTCGGCGTGCGGCACAACGTCGAGACCATGCGCGCCGCAGGCGCCGACATCCGTCGGATCGTCGCCGTCGGCGGCGGCACGCAGGGGGTGCTGTGGCTGCAGATCGTCTCGGATGTCACGGGGCTCGAGCAGGAGGTGCCGCAGACGACGATCGGGGCGAGCTACGGGGCGGCATTCCTCGCGGCGACCGCGACCGCCGATGTCGCACCGCCGAGCATCGCCGACTGGAACCCCGTCGCCTCGACGATCCGGCCGCGGCCGGAGGTCGCCGCCGATTACGACGTGCTCTTCGAGCGCTACCTGCGACTGTACGCAGCGACCGCGGGGCTCGTGCACGAACTCGCCCAGGTGCAGCGCGAGGCGGGCGAGAGCGCCCACGACCACGACAGTGCCGACGACCACGACAACGACCGCCAGGAGGACGCGCGATGA
- a CDS encoding ester cyclase, producing the protein MRSFVASACSCRYAEVDLLTRGSMEFRISTVLNACLLHRIQHYCKEGEMNTNRTPEVQMLERMLTEGFATGDTAIVDELCAPDLIEHQFGMTGVGEDAIQKVKRGIEQVHQGMPDISFTVEDWAQVGDIVWMRAEATGTNTGPFFGPPTGRTVRLTVIDIARVVDGRIVEHWGVPDRFAILVQSGRLDELLPPRKEHGATTDAAEQPVPLAPVVA; encoded by the coding sequence ATGCGCAGCTTCGTCGCCTCGGCCTGTTCTTGCCGATACGCCGAGGTCGACCTCTTGACACGCGGCTCCATGGAGTTCAGAATATCCACTGTACTCAATGCATGCCTACTGCATCGGATACAGCATTACTGCAAGGAGGGCGAAATGAACACCAATCGCACGCCCGAGGTCCAGATGCTCGAGCGCATGCTCACGGAGGGCTTCGCCACCGGCGACACCGCGATCGTCGACGAACTCTGCGCGCCCGACTTGATCGAGCACCAGTTCGGGATGACGGGGGTCGGCGAAGACGCGATCCAGAAGGTGAAGCGCGGAATCGAGCAGGTGCACCAGGGTATGCCCGACATCAGCTTCACCGTCGAGGACTGGGCCCAGGTCGGAGACATCGTCTGGATGCGCGCGGAGGCCACCGGCACCAACACGGGTCCGTTCTTCGGTCCTCCCACCGGCCGCACGGTGCGACTCACCGTCATCGATATCGCGCGCGTGGTCGATGGCCGGATCGTCGAACATTGGGGTGTTCCCGACAGATTCGCCATCCTGGTCCAGAGCGGCCGCCTCGACGAGCTGTTGCCTCCGCGCAAGGAGCACGGGGCGACGACGGATGCCGCCGAGCAGCCAGTTCCCTTGGCGCCCGTCGTCGCCTGA
- a CDS encoding NPCBM/NEW2 domain-containing protein, producing the protein MGTAFAVLATVGISPAMAAPGAPAAEPPAAPTQATATPAAAPQAATASAATTPITPKPVTPEVAVDPAGTPVGAIGDVQQDGASVTLTAAGGAMRVTFLDEATFRFEADPSGSFTDPANTPQGDPERTADIVVGTDSFEAADVTVTDGDTITIATEAVSVVVDRATGRSSATRADGSVIWSETAPITFGASSATQHLAAVDGEQFLGGGMQNGRSIHTGATINIAANFDWDDDGYPNAVPYYMSSNGYGALRNTFARGSYDFAAHTTTHQERRFDAYYFVGDYKQSLDSYTQLTGRPMMPPVYGLEYGDADCYNRGNPTYTAYKDPAKLRTPQALDFAKGFVDNDMPAGWMLVNDGYGCEYEELPATVDAIEAETGLKTGLWTQRSLTNQEFEVGEAGVRLRKLDVAWVGQGYRQALTGCESAHDGIEQYSDARGQVLMVEGWAGSQRCGMQWTGDHSGNLDAVRWQVSALTGAGNSGLAFTTGDVDGIFGGSAESYVRDLQWKAFAPALYSMSGWAATDKRPWLYGDEATEINRDYLQLRQRLMPYIYTLAEESHRTGLSMMRSIAIEYPNDPGAYSVEANNEFLLGEDFLVAPVFTDSDIRNGIYLPAGDRWVDYWTGTVHEGGKVINGHPAPLDRLPIFVRAGALVPQGITARNASLVPEDSPITVTAYPQGDSSFTLYEDDKVTQAHAAGEASTQLFEVSAPAAAEEGDVTIALGERTGEYDGKAAERAYRLEVHTGSEPAAASLDGTALEQVADAAELDGRTGWAYEGDRTGGVVVVSTGRLASDASAQVVLSGTSAVGGRDQDASAASVDVTLEDRVFQGTQTTATATFTNTGSAAKDDVVLTPELPEGWNLVSATGESADRVEPGASMTAEFVLEVTAESGADLQTVTVTAAYTSASGQQVEVSGANQLYVAYGSLQGAFNAVSITDLETATAGNFDGGGASFSKAALEAAGVTPGGTVTVGTGDAAIEYTWPTPVGTPNSVTPTGQTIALSGQGTHLAILASAATGAGVNPELTINYTDGTVGKQNVYIPNWLLQASGLQGSTVAITSMGRNSATNPDVYEYPNGKYQVYSNLLRLNPGKEVASIVLPNESRMKMFDWQIVDQPLPAVPAGSAWASDLDWLSATNGWGVIGKDVANKDAASSPDLPLKINYTDPDTGTSPEYEKGLGVHAQSKITYYVGGSCSAFTAEVGLESGFAGNVIFKVDTDGVNRYQSRTFTPGFAPESVNVDLTGAQYVDLIVEAPGSINGAHGIWGDARFTCDSAGPEVTVTADTRCIASKAYLSVKATNEEDAALAVKMQSEFGEKSFASVAAGKNAVHAFSTRTANLAAGEVTVTATASDGAVTTRTVPYDARSCG; encoded by the coding sequence ATGGGAACCGCCTTCGCAGTCCTGGCAACCGTCGGCATCAGCCCGGCCATGGCGGCCCCCGGGGCGCCGGCCGCTGAGCCCCCGGCCGCGCCGACCCAGGCCACGGCGACCCCGGCCGCGGCGCCCCAGGCCGCCACGGCCTCCGCGGCGACGACGCCGATCACCCCGAAGCCCGTGACCCCAGAGGTCGCCGTCGACCCAGCCGGCACCCCGGTGGGCGCGATCGGCGACGTGCAGCAGGATGGCGCGAGCGTCACGCTCACCGCTGCCGGCGGCGCGATGCGGGTGACCTTCCTCGACGAGGCGACCTTCCGTTTCGAGGCCGACCCGAGCGGCAGCTTCACCGACCCGGCGAACACGCCGCAGGGCGACCCGGAGCGCACGGCCGACATCGTCGTCGGCACCGACAGCTTCGAGGCCGCCGACGTCACCGTCACCGACGGCGACACGATCACCATCGCCACCGAGGCCGTCTCGGTGGTCGTCGACCGCGCCACCGGCCGATCGAGCGCGACTCGTGCCGACGGCTCCGTCATCTGGTCGGAGACCGCGCCCATCACCTTCGGCGCCTCGTCGGCGACCCAGCACCTGGCCGCAGTCGACGGCGAGCAGTTCCTCGGCGGCGGCATGCAGAACGGCCGCTCCATCCACACCGGCGCCACCATCAACATCGCCGCCAACTTCGACTGGGACGATGACGGCTACCCGAACGCCGTGCCGTACTACATGTCGTCCAACGGCTACGGCGCACTGCGCAACACCTTCGCGCGCGGCAGCTACGACTTCGCCGCACACACCACGACGCACCAGGAGCGGCGTTTCGACGCCTACTACTTCGTGGGCGACTACAAGCAGTCGCTCGACTCGTACACCCAGCTCACCGGGCGCCCGATGATGCCGCCCGTCTACGGGCTCGAGTACGGCGACGCCGACTGCTACAACCGCGGCAACCCGACGTACACGGCCTACAAGGATCCGGCGAAGCTGCGCACGCCGCAGGCGCTCGACTTCGCCAAGGGCTTCGTCGACAACGACATGCCCGCCGGCTGGATGCTCGTCAACGACGGGTACGGATGCGAGTACGAGGAGTTGCCCGCCACGGTCGACGCGATCGAAGCAGAAACGGGGCTGAAGACCGGCCTCTGGACCCAGCGCTCGCTCACGAACCAGGAGTTCGAGGTCGGCGAAGCCGGCGTGCGCCTGCGCAAGCTCGACGTAGCGTGGGTGGGCCAGGGCTACCGCCAGGCGCTCACCGGCTGCGAGTCCGCCCATGACGGCATCGAGCAGTACTCCGATGCGCGCGGCCAGGTGCTCATGGTCGAAGGCTGGGCAGGGTCGCAGCGCTGCGGCATGCAGTGGACCGGCGACCACTCGGGCAACCTCGACGCCGTGCGCTGGCAGGTCTCGGCGCTCACCGGCGCCGGCAACTCGGGCCTCGCGTTCACGACGGGCGACGTCGACGGCATCTTCGGCGGCTCGGCCGAGAGCTACGTGCGCGACCTGCAGTGGAAGGCCTTCGCTCCCGCGCTCTACTCCATGAGCGGCTGGGCGGCGACCGACAAGCGGCCGTGGCTCTACGGCGACGAGGCCACCGAGATCAACCGCGACTACCTGCAGCTCCGCCAGCGCCTGATGCCCTACATCTACACGCTCGCCGAGGAGTCGCACCGCACGGGCCTGTCGATGATGCGGTCGATCGCGATCGAGTACCCGAACGACCCCGGTGCCTACAGCGTCGAGGCGAACAACGAGTTCCTGCTCGGCGAGGACTTCCTCGTCGCGCCGGTGTTCACCGACTCCGACATCCGCAACGGCATCTACCTGCCCGCGGGCGATCGCTGGGTCGACTACTGGACCGGCACAGTTCACGAGGGCGGCAAGGTCATCAACGGCCACCCCGCTCCGCTCGACCGACTGCCGATCTTCGTGCGTGCCGGAGCACTGGTGCCGCAGGGCATCACCGCCCGCAACGCCTCCCTCGTGCCCGAGGACTCGCCCATCACGGTGACGGCGTACCCGCAGGGCGACTCCTCGTTCACGCTGTACGAAGACGACAAGGTCACGCAGGCTCACGCCGCCGGCGAGGCGAGCACGCAGCTCTTCGAGGTCAGCGCTCCGGCGGCCGCCGAAGAGGGCGACGTGACGATCGCGCTCGGCGAGCGCACGGGCGAGTACGACGGCAAGGCCGCCGAACGCGCCTACCGCCTCGAAGTGCACACCGGCTCCGAGCCGGCCGCGGCCTCGCTCGACGGCACCGCGCTCGAGCAGGTCGCCGACGCGGCGGAGCTCGACGGCCGCACCGGTTGGGCCTACGAGGGCGACCGCACGGGCGGCGTCGTGGTGGTCTCGACCGGCCGGCTCGCATCGGATGCCTCGGCGCAGGTCGTGCTCTCGGGCACGAGCGCCGTGGGCGGCCGCGATCAAGACGCCTCCGCGGCATCCGTCGATGTCACGCTCGAGGACCGCGTGTTCCAGGGCACGCAGACGACGGCGACCGCGACCTTCACGAACACCGGCTCGGCCGCGAAAGACGACGTGGTGCTCACTCCCGAGCTGCCCGAGGGCTGGAACCTCGTGTCGGCCACGGGCGAGTCGGCCGACCGGGTGGAGCCCGGCGCGTCGATGACCGCCGAGTTCGTGCTCGAGGTGACCGCCGAATCGGGCGCCGATCTGCAGACGGTCACCGTGACGGCGGCGTACACCTCGGCATCCGGTCAGCAGGTCGAGGTGTCGGGGGCGAACCAGCTCTACGTCGCCTACGGCTCGCTGCAGGGCGCGTTCAACGCGGTGTCGATCACCGATCTCGAGACGGCGACCGCCGGCAACTTCGACGGTGGCGGGGCATCCTTCTCGAAGGCGGCGCTCGAAGCGGCCGGCGTGACTCCCGGCGGCACCGTCACGGTGGGCACGGGCGATGCGGCGATCGAGTACACCTGGCCGACCCCGGTCGGCACGCCGAACTCGGTGACACCCACGGGGCAGACCATCGCCCTCTCGGGCCAGGGCACGCACCTCGCGATCCTCGCTTCGGCGGCCACCGGCGCCGGGGTGAACCCCGAGCTGACGATCAACTACACCGACGGCACGGTCGGGAAGCAGAACGTGTACATCCCGAACTGGTTGCTGCAGGCGTCTGGCCTGCAGGGCTCGACCGTCGCGATCACGTCGATGGGCCGCAACAGCGCCACGAACCCCGACGTGTACGAGTACCCGAACGGCAAGTACCAGGTGTACTCGAACCTCCTCCGCCTGAACCCGGGCAAGGAGGTCGCCTCGATCGTGCTGCCGAACGAGAGCCGCATGAAGATGTTCGACTGGCAGATCGTCGACCAGCCGCTGCCGGCGGTGCCGGCGGGCTCGGCCTGGGCCTCGGATCTCGACTGGCTGAGCGCCACCAACGGCTGGGGCGTCATCGGCAAGGATGTCGCGAACAAGGACGCGGCCTCGTCACCCGACCTGCCCCTGAAGATCAACTACACGGACCCCGACACCGGCACGTCGCCCGAGTACGAGAAGGGGCTCGGCGTTCACGCCCAGTCGAAGATCACCTACTACGTGGGCGGGTCGTGCTCGGCCTTCACCGCAGAGGTGGGACTCGAATCGGGCTTCGCCGGAAACGTGATCTTCAAGGTCGACACCGACGGCGTCAACCGGTATCAGTCGCGCACGTTCACGCCGGGCTTCGCCCCGGAGTCGGTGAACGTCGACCTGACCGGCGCGCAGTACGTCGACCTGATCGTCGAGGCGCCCGGCAGCATCAACGGCGCCCACGGCATCTGGGGCGACGCCCGGTTCACCTGCGACTCCGCGGGCCCCGAGGTGACGGTGACCGCCGACACCCGGTGCATCGCATCGAAGGCGTACTTGAGCGTCAAGGCGACCAACGAGGAGGACGCAGCCCTGGCCGTGAAGATGCAGTCGGAGTTCGGCGAGAAGTCGTTCGCGTCGGTCGCGGCCGGCAAGAACGCCGTACATGCGTTCTCGACCCGCACGGCGAACCTAGCGGCAGGTGAGGTCACCGTGACGGCGACCGCCTCCGATGGGGCGGTCACCACACGCACGGTGCCGTACGACGCGCGCAGCTGCGGCTAG